One window of Nicotiana tomentosiformis unplaced genomic scaffold, ASM39032v3 Un00003, whole genome shotgun sequence genomic DNA carries:
- the LOC138903796 gene encoding uncharacterized protein gives MTGSVKRWWRDFMLTRSARSPTLTWEELSRLFLEKFLPITLRGDFRRQFEHLQQGSITITQHESRFMDLYHHALLLLPTEGERVRRFIERLTHPIRFQMAKETGSEISFQAAANVSRRIEMVLTQEKGEGSDKRPFHSALQASYSPPLAPISTPQI, from the coding sequence atgacgggttccgtcaagaggtggtggagagattttatgttGACCAGGTCAGCTAGGTCGCCTACACTGACTTGGGAGGAGTtgtcacggctatttctagagaagttcctccctataaCATTGAGAGGGGATttccgcaggcagtttgagcatctccagcagggcagtataacTATTACTCAGCATGAGTCCCGTTTTATGGATCTAtaccatcatgctctccttttacttcctaccgagggagagagagtgaggaggtttattgagagaCTTACTCACCCTATTAGGTTTCAGATGGCAAAGGAGAcaggaagtgagatttcttttcaggcggctgctaatgtatctaggaggatcgagatggttcttacacaggAAAAAGGggaggggtctgataagaggccatttcattcagcgctccaggcatcctatAGTCCACCACTAGCTCCTATTAGTACACCTCAGAtctag